A single genomic interval of uncultured Pseudodesulfovibrio sp. harbors:
- a CDS encoding TRAP transporter large permease → MDPITAGIFGTILLLVAIFFLRIPVGFAMAIIGFGGFAYVLNWNAATGMLGTELWNVFSKYGLTVIPLFILMGQICFYSGVNERLYKSAYAWMGEIKGGIAMTTILACAGFSAICGSNSATAATMSTVALPEMKKFRYNPILSTGAVAAGATLGVVIPPSVVLIIIGLQTSQSIAMLFMGGMVPGILLTLLFLGTVWYLCRRHPDWGPAGPKTTFREKLASLPGSIEMIIIFILVMGGLFLGLFTPTEAGAAGAALSLIIAIASRQMTFKKFWLAVNDSLKISCMIMVIILGAVLFGRFLAITRLPFEAAGWVAGLPIPPIVIIAVICLIYAVGGMVMDALALLLVTIPIFFPVVTAMGYDPLWFGVLITVVTTLGAITPPVGVNTFIVASMAKDVPMTDVFKGVSYFMVAYALCVALLMACPALVTFVPGLMK, encoded by the coding sequence ATGGATCCGATCACAGCCGGTATATTCGGCACCATCCTTCTGCTCGTCGCCATCTTTTTCCTCCGCATCCCTGTCGGCTTTGCCATGGCCATCATCGGCTTTGGCGGGTTCGCCTATGTCCTGAACTGGAATGCGGCCACCGGCATGCTCGGAACCGAACTCTGGAACGTCTTTTCCAAGTACGGTCTGACCGTTATCCCGCTGTTCATCCTCATGGGCCAGATATGTTTCTATTCCGGCGTCAACGAACGGCTATACAAATCCGCCTACGCATGGATGGGTGAGATCAAGGGCGGCATCGCCATGACCACCATCCTTGCCTGTGCCGGATTTTCCGCCATCTGCGGTTCCAACTCGGCAACAGCGGCCACCATGTCCACCGTGGCCCTGCCGGAAATGAAGAAATTCCGCTACAACCCGATCCTGTCCACAGGCGCGGTTGCCGCAGGCGCGACGCTCGGCGTGGTCATCCCGCCCTCGGTCGTACTCATCATCATAGGCCTCCAGACCAGCCAGTCCATCGCCATGCTGTTCATGGGCGGTATGGTCCCCGGCATTCTGCTGACCCTGCTGTTCCTCGGAACGGTCTGGTATCTCTGCCGCCGCCATCCCGACTGGGGTCCGGCCGGTCCCAAGACGACCTTCAGGGAAAAGCTCGCGTCCCTGCCCGGTTCCATCGAGATGATCATCATCTTCATACTCGTCATGGGCGGCCTGTTTCTCGGCCTGTTCACCCCCACCGAAGCGGGTGCCGCCGGTGCCGCACTGTCGCTCATCATCGCCATTGCCTCGCGCCAGATGACATTCAAAAAATTCTGGCTGGCTGTGAACGACTCCCTTAAAATATCCTGCATGATCATGGTCATCATCCTCGGCGCGGTGCTGTTCGGACGCTTCCTCGCCATCACGCGCCTGCCCTTCGAAGCCGCAGGCTGGGTCGCGGGGCTGCCCATCCCGCCCATCGTCATCATCGCGGTGATCTGCCTCATCTATGCCGTGGGAGGCATGGTCATGGACGCGCTCGCCCTGCTGCTGGTGACCATCCCGATCTTCTTCCCGGTCGTGACCGCCATGGGCTACGATCCGCTCTGGTTCGGCGTGCTGATCACCGTCGTCACCACACTCGGTGCCATCACCCCGCCCGTGGGCGTCAACACATTCATCGTGGCCTCCATGGCCAAGGACGTGCCCATGACGGACGTTTTCAAGGGCGTCAGCTACTTCATGGTCGCCTACGCCCTCTGCGTGGCCCTGCTCATGGCCTGCCCCGCACTCGTGACGTTTGTTCCGGGGTTGATGAAATAA